Proteins encoded within one genomic window of Amycolatopsis nigrescens CSC17Ta-90:
- a CDS encoding fatty acid desaturase family protein — protein MSSLENESGSDFARLSRRVASAGLFDQRHGYYIARFSIVGGLYLAGLAAFFLIGDSWWQLAIAAFFAIMFAQVALVSHDIAHRQVFRTRRRAEIAGWIAGNLGIGMSYGWWMDKHTRHHANPNHEELDPDVDPDVLVWSPEQAKAAKGVPKFIGRWQAFLFYPLLTLEGMNLHISGFRALFRPTLKHRALEATLLIVHVAAYLTALFLVLSPGKALVFLAVHQCLWGVYMGSVFAPGHKGMPMIKPGTKLDFLRRQVLTTRNVRGGWLVDTAMGGLNYQIEHHLFPHMPSLHLRRAQPIVRNYCDEIGIPYHETGLFRSWAEALTHLHRVGAPIRSGESG, from the coding sequence ATCTCCTCCCTCGAAAACGAATCCGGCAGCGACTTCGCCCGGCTCTCGCGACGCGTGGCCAGCGCCGGGCTGTTCGACCAGCGCCACGGGTACTACATCGCCAGGTTCAGCATCGTCGGCGGGCTGTACCTCGCCGGGCTGGCCGCCTTCTTCCTGATCGGCGACTCCTGGTGGCAGCTCGCCATCGCCGCCTTCTTCGCGATCATGTTCGCCCAGGTCGCGCTCGTTTCCCACGACATCGCGCACCGCCAGGTCTTCCGGACGAGGCGGCGCGCCGAGATCGCCGGCTGGATCGCCGGGAACCTCGGCATCGGCATGAGCTACGGCTGGTGGATGGACAAGCACACCCGCCACCACGCCAACCCCAACCACGAAGAACTCGACCCCGACGTGGACCCGGACGTGCTGGTCTGGTCCCCCGAGCAGGCCAAGGCCGCCAAGGGCGTGCCCAAGTTCATCGGCCGCTGGCAGGCGTTCCTGTTCTACCCGCTGCTCACCCTGGAAGGCATGAACCTGCACATCTCCGGGTTCCGCGCGCTGTTCCGCCCGACGCTGAAGCACCGCGCGCTGGAAGCGACCCTGCTGATCGTGCACGTGGCCGCCTACCTCACCGCCCTGTTCCTGGTGCTCTCCCCCGGCAAGGCGCTGGTCTTCCTCGCCGTGCACCAGTGCCTCTGGGGCGTCTACATGGGCTCGGTGTTCGCACCGGGGCACAAGGGCATGCCGATGATCAAGCCGGGCACCAAACTGGACTTCCTGCGCCGCCAGGTGTTGACCACCCGCAACGTGCGCGGCGGCTGGCTGGTGGACACCGCGATGGGCGGGCTGAACTACCAGATCGAGCACCACCTGTTCCCGCACATGCCGAGCCTGCACCTGCGCCGGGCCCAGCCGATCGTGCGCAACTACTGCGACGAGATCGGCATCCCTTACCACGAAACGGGTTTGTTCCGGTCCTGGGCGGAGGCGCTGACCCATCTGCACCGCGTCGGCGCACCGATCAGGAGCGGGGAGTCCGGCTGA
- the galK gene encoding galactokinase has translation MTSAAEAVEAFHATHGRAPSGVWSAPGRVNLIGEHTDYNDGFVLPFALPHRIAAAASARQDKLLTVSTLGSDGRIQQEGPFELGELRPGSVQGWAAYPAGVAWVLRSHGVTGGADVVLAGDVPTGAGLSSSAALECAVALALLGLDGRAEPSLTERAEIATWAQRAENEFVGAPTGVLDQTASLCCIEGHALFLDVRSGEVEQVPFDTAAAGLRVLVIDTRAKHAHSESGYGDRRRGTERAAGLLGLNSLREIEYDGLTAAADRLPADLVPLVRHVVTENRRVLDMVELLRANRLAETGPLLDASHASLRDDYRISCPELDVAVDSAKDAGALGARMIGGGFGGSAIALVRESEVDTVQQAATTAFERSGWRAPRMFVAVPSAGAGREHDTSGVLSPG, from the coding sequence GTGACCTCGGCCGCCGAGGCGGTGGAAGCCTTTCACGCCACGCACGGCCGTGCCCCTTCCGGAGTGTGGTCCGCACCCGGTCGGGTCAACCTGATCGGCGAGCACACCGACTACAACGACGGTTTCGTGCTGCCCTTCGCCCTGCCGCACCGAATCGCCGCCGCGGCCTCGGCCAGGCAGGACAAGCTGCTCACGGTGTCCACCCTCGGCTCGGACGGCCGCATCCAGCAGGAAGGCCCGTTCGAGCTCGGCGAGCTGCGCCCGGGTTCGGTCCAGGGGTGGGCCGCGTACCCGGCCGGGGTCGCCTGGGTGCTGCGGTCGCACGGCGTGACCGGGGGTGCCGACGTGGTGCTGGCCGGCGACGTGCCGACCGGCGCCGGGCTGTCCTCCTCCGCAGCGCTCGAGTGCGCCGTCGCGCTGGCCCTGCTCGGCCTGGACGGCCGCGCGGAGCCGAGCCTCACCGAACGGGCCGAGATCGCCACCTGGGCTCAGCGCGCCGAGAACGAGTTCGTCGGTGCCCCCACCGGGGTGCTCGATCAGACCGCTTCGCTGTGCTGCATCGAAGGACACGCGCTGTTCCTCGACGTCCGCTCGGGCGAGGTCGAACAGGTCCCCTTCGACACCGCCGCGGCCGGGCTCCGAGTGCTCGTGATCGACACCAGGGCCAAGCACGCGCACAGCGAGTCCGGCTACGGCGACCGCCGCCGCGGCACCGAGCGTGCCGCCGGTCTGCTCGGGCTGAACAGCCTGCGCGAGATCGAGTACGACGGCCTCACCGCCGCCGCGGACCGGCTGCCCGCGGACCTCGTCCCGCTGGTCCGGCACGTGGTCACCGAGAACCGGCGGGTGCTGGACATGGTCGAGCTGCTGCGCGCGAACCGGCTGGCCGAGACCGGCCCGCTGCTCGACGCCTCGCACGCGAGCCTGCGCGACGACTACCGGATCTCCTGCCCCGAGCTCGACGTCGCGGTCGACTCGGCCAAGGACGCCGGCGCGCTGGGCGCCAGGATGATCGGCGGCGGTTTCGGCGGATCGGCCATCGCGCTGGTCCGGGAGTCCGAAGTGGACACTGTCCAGCAGGCGGCGACCACCGCCTTCGAGCGTTCCGGCTGGCGCGCGCCCCGCATGTTCGTCGCGGTGCCCTCGGCCGGTGCCGGCCGGGAACATGACACATCCGGCGTGCTTTCCCCCGGATAG
- the galE gene encoding UDP-glucose 4-epimerase GalE translates to MTDKQTKTLKLIVTGGAGYVGSVCAARLVEAGHEVTVVDDLTTGYADAVPEGARFVEGDAADATASLLPEGFDGVLHFAAKSLVGESMQDPGKYWHGNVVTALRLLDAMRAHGTSRLVFSSTAATYGEPEQSPIPETAPTQPTNTYGATKLAIDHAITSYARAHGLAAVSLRYFNVAGAYGRFGERHAPETHLIPLVLQVATGDRDQIQIYGEDYPTDDGTAVRDYIHVTDLADAHLLALQHAEAGTHRIYNLGNGTGFSVRQVIDAGREVTGHPIPAAVTQRRSGDPAVLVAASDRAREELGWKPERFDLKGIVEDAWRFTQDRRAARH, encoded by the coding sequence GTGACCGACAAGCAGACCAAGACCCTGAAACTGATCGTCACGGGCGGCGCCGGTTACGTCGGCAGTGTCTGCGCCGCGCGGCTGGTCGAAGCCGGTCATGAGGTCACCGTCGTGGACGACCTCACCACGGGGTACGCCGACGCGGTGCCCGAGGGCGCGAGGTTCGTCGAGGGCGACGCCGCCGACGCCACCGCCTCGCTGCTCCCCGAAGGATTCGACGGGGTGCTGCACTTCGCGGCCAAGTCCCTGGTCGGCGAGTCCATGCAGGACCCCGGCAAGTACTGGCACGGCAATGTGGTCACCGCCCTCCGGCTGCTCGACGCCATGCGCGCGCACGGCACTTCCCGGTTGGTCTTCTCTTCCACCGCGGCCACCTACGGCGAGCCGGAGCAGTCCCCGATCCCGGAGACCGCCCCCACCCAGCCGACGAACACCTACGGCGCCACCAAACTCGCCATCGACCACGCGATCACCAGCTACGCCAGGGCACACGGGCTCGCCGCGGTGAGCCTGCGCTACTTCAACGTCGCGGGCGCCTACGGGCGGTTCGGCGAGCGACACGCCCCCGAGACGCACCTGATCCCGCTCGTGCTCCAGGTCGCCACCGGGGACCGGGACCAGATCCAGATCTACGGCGAGGACTACCCCACCGACGACGGCACCGCGGTGCGGGACTACATCCACGTCACCGACCTTGCCGACGCGCATCTGCTCGCCCTGCAGCACGCGGAAGCCGGCACCCACCGCATCTACAACCTCGGCAACGGCACCGGTTTCTCCGTGCGCCAGGTCATCGACGCCGGCCGCGAGGTCACCGGCCACCCGATCCCGGCCGCAGTGACCCAGCGCCGCAGCGGCGACCCGGCGGTACTGGTGGCGGCCAGCGATCGGGCGCGCGAAGAGCTCGGCTGGAAGCCGGAACGCTTCGACCTCAAGGGCATCGTCGAGGACGCCTGGCGGTTCACCCAGGATCGTCGAGCCGCTCGGCACTGA
- a CDS encoding bifunctional GNAT family N-acetyltransferase/acetate--CoA ligase family protein, whose product MSSEHTEHTEPRGSFDYPRAWEADVVLSDGGTVHLRPVVPDDADGLVALHGRLSERTRYFRYFGAYPRIPQRDLDRFSRVDHHDRVAFAALLGDDIIAVGRYERLDEGPSAEVAFVVDDAHQGRGLGSILLEHLAAAASEVGLRRFVAEVLAENSAMVRVFRDAGYQVSRAIEEGVLHLEFDIDPTEESLAVARSREQAAEARSVHNLLHPRSVAVIGASTDPTKIGYAVLTNLLSADFAGTVYPVNPEHRSVRGVRAYPSVLDIPDSVDLAVVAVPADQVESVLDGALAKGVKTLLIVSGGFGESGLHGLHAELRLVGEARAHGMRVVGPNALGVLNTDASVRLNATLAPRLPARGRTGFFCQSGALGTAILADAEARGLGLSTFVSAGNRADVSGNDLLQYWETDPNTDLVLLYLESFGNPRKFARLARRLARTKPVVAVKSGRHAVRPQLAATSAEVDESSVQALFEQAGVVRVESLAQLFDTALVLAHQPLPSGPRVGIVGNSSAIGMLAADTARAQGLRLAFDPVDVGAQTGPEEFAAAVREALNSPETDALVVVFVPPLAIPGTTYARALREAVIDLHKEKPIVSTFLAAEGVPAELAVLTEDGAPTRGSVPSYPSPERAVNALARVVRYAAWRQRPQGNLVRPAGLHVEQAQAVVRELMTGVAEQATVLEDHEVVRLLSCYGIDVVPFRVASEVDDAVAAAAELGYPVAIKAVDERLRGRPDLAGVRLDLSSEDSVRVAYRDICEVSGEDEVYVQRMAAKGISCVIGLQDDPSFGTLVSFGLSGLVSNLLGDRAYRAVPLTDVDAATLIREPRTAPLLTGYRGDEPSDLAALQDLVLRVAALAEDNPEVRSLSLEPILASPAGAFVANARAVLGPPPSRPDTGPRRLRPINAPAEG is encoded by the coding sequence ATGAGTTCCGAGCACACCGAGCACACCGAGCCCCGTGGTTCCTTCGACTATCCGCGGGCGTGGGAGGCCGACGTGGTGCTCTCCGACGGGGGCACCGTGCACCTGCGGCCGGTGGTGCCGGACGACGCGGACGGACTGGTCGCCCTGCACGGCAGGCTTTCCGAGCGCACCCGCTACTTCCGCTACTTCGGCGCCTACCCGCGGATCCCGCAGCGCGACCTGGACCGGTTCTCCCGGGTGGACCACCACGACCGGGTCGCCTTCGCCGCGCTGCTCGGGGACGACATCATCGCGGTCGGCCGTTACGAACGGCTGGACGAGGGGCCATCGGCGGAAGTGGCCTTCGTGGTGGACGACGCGCATCAGGGCCGGGGGCTCGGCTCGATCCTGCTGGAGCATCTGGCCGCCGCCGCCTCGGAGGTCGGGCTGCGCCGGTTCGTGGCCGAGGTGCTGGCGGAGAACTCGGCCATGGTGCGGGTGTTCCGCGACGCCGGCTACCAGGTCAGCCGCGCGATCGAGGAGGGCGTGCTGCACCTGGAGTTCGACATCGACCCGACCGAGGAGTCGCTGGCCGTGGCCAGGTCGCGGGAGCAGGCGGCGGAGGCGCGCAGCGTGCACAACCTGCTGCACCCGCGTTCGGTCGCGGTGATCGGGGCGTCCACCGACCCGACCAAGATCGGCTACGCGGTGCTGACCAACCTGCTCTCCGCGGACTTCGCCGGCACCGTGTACCCGGTCAACCCGGAGCACCGCTCGGTGCGCGGGGTGCGGGCCTACCCGTCGGTGCTGGACATTCCGGACTCGGTGGACCTCGCGGTGGTCGCGGTGCCCGCGGACCAGGTGGAGTCCGTGCTGGACGGTGCGCTGGCCAAGGGCGTGAAGACGCTGCTGATCGTCTCCGGCGGGTTCGGCGAGTCCGGCCTGCACGGGCTGCACGCCGAGCTGCGCCTGGTCGGCGAGGCCAGGGCGCACGGGATGCGGGTGGTCGGCCCGAACGCGCTCGGGGTGCTGAACACCGACGCGTCGGTCCGGCTCAACGCGACGCTGGCGCCGCGCCTGCCGGCCAGGGGACGCACCGGCTTCTTCTGCCAGTCCGGCGCGCTCGGCACCGCGATCCTGGCCGACGCCGAGGCGCGGGGGCTCGGCCTGTCCACTTTCGTCTCCGCCGGCAACCGCGCGGACGTCTCCGGCAACGACCTGCTGCAGTACTGGGAGACCGACCCGAACACCGACCTGGTGCTGCTCTACCTGGAGTCCTTCGGCAACCCGCGCAAGTTCGCCAGGCTGGCAAGGCGGCTGGCCCGCACCAAGCCGGTGGTCGCGGTGAAGTCCGGGCGGCACGCGGTGCGCCCGCAGCTGGCCGCGACCTCCGCCGAGGTGGACGAGTCCAGCGTGCAGGCGCTGTTCGAGCAGGCCGGGGTGGTGCGGGTGGAGTCGCTGGCCCAGCTGTTCGACACCGCGCTGGTGCTCGCCCACCAGCCGCTGCCGTCCGGGCCGCGGGTCGGCATCGTTGGCAACTCCAGCGCGATCGGGATGCTGGCCGCGGACACCGCGCGGGCGCAGGGGCTGCGGCTGGCCTTCGACCCGGTGGACGTGGGCGCGCAGACCGGGCCGGAGGAGTTCGCCGCCGCGGTGCGCGAGGCGCTGAACTCACCGGAGACGGACGCGCTGGTGGTGGTCTTCGTGCCGCCGCTGGCGATCCCGGGCACCACCTATGCCCGCGCGCTGCGGGAGGCGGTGATCGACCTGCACAAGGAGAAGCCGATCGTCTCCACCTTCCTCGCCGCGGAGGGCGTGCCCGCCGAACTGGCGGTGCTCACCGAGGACGGCGCACCGACCCGCGGCTCGGTGCCTTCGTACCCGAGCCCCGAGCGCGCGGTGAACGCGCTGGCCAGGGTGGTCCGGTACGCGGCGTGGCGGCAGCGCCCGCAGGGCAACCTGGTGCGCCCGGCCGGGCTGCACGTGGAACAGGCGCAGGCGGTGGTGCGGGAGCTGATGACCGGCGTCGCCGAACAGGCCACCGTGCTGGAGGACCACGAGGTGGTCCGGCTGCTGAGCTGCTACGGCATCGACGTGGTGCCCTTCCGGGTCGCGTCCGAAGTGGACGACGCGGTCGCGGCGGCGGCGGAGCTGGGCTATCCGGTGGCGATCAAGGCGGTGGACGAGCGGCTGCGCGGGCGGCCGGACCTGGCCGGGGTGCGGCTCGACCTGTCCTCCGAGGACTCGGTGCGCGTCGCCTATCGCGACATCTGCGAGGTCTCCGGCGAGGACGAGGTCTACGTGCAGCGGATGGCGGCGAAGGGCATCTCTTGCGTGATCGGGCTGCAGGACGACCCGTCGTTCGGCACGCTGGTCTCCTTCGGGCTGTCCGGGCTGGTCAGCAACCTGCTGGGGGATCGGGCGTACCGGGCGGTGCCGCTGACCGATGTGGACGCCGCGACCCTGATCAGGGAGCCGCGCACGGCGCCGCTGCTGACCGGCTACCGCGGGGACGAGCCCTCCGACCTGGCCGCGCTGCAGGACCTGGTGCTGCGGGTGGCCGCGCTGGCCGAGGACAACCCGGAGGTGCGGTCGCTGAGCCTGGAGCCGATCCTGGCCTCGCCGGCCGGTGCTTTCGTGGCCAACGCCAGGGCCGTGCTCGGCCCGCCCCCTTCACGCCCCGACACCGGCCCCCGGCGGCTGCGCCCGATCAACGCGCCCGCCGAGGGCTGA
- a CDS encoding isopenicillin N synthase family dioxygenase yields MRTGRAPCSPWLVALSPSALPIVDLSRFRTDRARFLGELRRAAHEVGFFYVLGHGVSPEVTGAIVETARRFFALPEAQRLEIENVHSPQFRGYTRTGTEVTAGSADWREQLDVGAELAALEPGPGAPAYLRLVGPNQWPSALPELRTAVLAWQAEALRVSREVLRALAAALGQQEDYFDRWFDEQAAIHLKVVHYPPRPRAEAGQGVGSHKDYGYLALLQQDEVGGLQVLTEGGDWIDATPVPGSFVVNIGEMLEIATDGYLKATRHRVLSPPAGVDRYSVPFFLAPRLDAVVEPLELPAELAAAARGVTQDEHNPLLAAYGENALLGWLRSHPRVARRWWPEFAAGSASPAAERAPGAAAGTRPAAPG; encoded by the coding sequence ATGCGCACCGGGCGGGCACCATGCTCCCCTTGGCTCGTGGCCCTCTCCCCGTCTGCGCTGCCGATCGTCGACCTCTCCCGGTTCCGCACCGACCGTGCGCGGTTCCTCGGCGAACTCCGCCGGGCCGCGCACGAGGTCGGGTTCTTCTACGTGCTGGGACACGGGGTCAGCCCGGAGGTCACCGGCGCGATCGTCGAGACGGCGCGCCGGTTCTTCGCACTCCCGGAGGCCCAGCGGCTGGAGATCGAGAACGTGCACTCGCCGCAGTTCCGCGGCTACACCCGCACCGGGACCGAGGTCACCGCGGGCAGCGCGGACTGGCGGGAGCAGCTCGACGTCGGCGCCGAGCTGGCCGCGCTCGAACCCGGCCCCGGCGCGCCGGCCTACCTGCGGCTGGTCGGCCCCAACCAGTGGCCGTCCGCGCTGCCGGAACTGCGCACGGCCGTGCTCGCGTGGCAGGCCGAGGCGCTGCGGGTCTCCCGCGAGGTGCTGCGGGCGCTGGCCGCCGCGCTGGGGCAGCAGGAGGACTACTTCGACCGCTGGTTCGACGAGCAGGCGGCGATCCACCTCAAGGTCGTGCACTACCCGCCGCGCCCGCGGGCGGAAGCCGGGCAGGGCGTCGGCTCGCACAAGGACTACGGCTACCTCGCCCTGCTCCAGCAGGACGAGGTCGGCGGGCTGCAGGTGCTGACCGAGGGCGGCGACTGGATCGACGCCACCCCGGTCCCCGGCAGCTTCGTGGTCAACATCGGCGAGATGCTGGAGATCGCCACCGACGGCTACCTCAAGGCCACCCGGCACCGGGTGCTCAGCCCGCCGGCCGGGGTGGACCGCTACTCGGTCCCGTTCTTCCTGGCACCCCGGCTGGACGCGGTGGTCGAGCCACTGGAGCTGCCGGCCGAGCTGGCCGCGGCGGCGCGCGGAGTCACCCAGGACGAGCACAACCCGCTGCTGGCGGCCTACGGGGAGAACGCGCTGCTCGGCTGGCTGCGCTCACATCCGCGGGTGGCGCGGCGCTGGTGGCCCGAGTTCGCGGCCGGGTCGGCTAGCCCGGCGGCGGAACGAGCGCCTGGAGCAGCCGCCGGAACTCGGCCCGCTGCTCCGGGGTGA
- a CDS encoding metal-dependent transcriptional regulator translates to MNDLIDTTEMYLRTIYDLEEEGVVPLRARIAERLQQSGPTVSQTVARMERDGLVVVADDRHLQLTDHGRELAVAVMRKHRLAERLLVDVIGLEWEQVHIEACRWEHVMSEAVERKLIKLLGHPTTSPYGNPIPGLDKLGEGEPALPVEPDLVRLDEFARAGGGKVEIRRIAEHVQADETLMSELKSVGIVPGSTVDVSKANGSSSTVEVSGEGHAMQIATSVLHAVLAQAR, encoded by the coding sequence GTGAATGATCTCATCGACACCACAGAGATGTACTTGCGCACCATCTACGACCTCGAAGAAGAGGGCGTCGTGCCACTGCGGGCGCGGATCGCGGAGCGGCTTCAGCAGAGCGGGCCGACGGTGAGCCAGACGGTGGCCAGGATGGAGCGCGACGGCCTGGTGGTCGTTGCCGACGATCGGCATCTGCAGCTCACCGACCACGGCCGGGAACTGGCCGTCGCCGTGATGCGCAAGCACCGGCTGGCGGAGCGCCTTCTGGTCGACGTGATCGGCCTCGAGTGGGAACAGGTGCACATCGAAGCGTGCCGCTGGGAGCACGTGATGAGCGAGGCCGTGGAGCGCAAGCTGATCAAGCTCCTCGGGCACCCCACCACGTCGCCCTACGGCAACCCGATCCCCGGCCTGGACAAGCTCGGCGAGGGTGAGCCGGCGCTGCCGGTGGAACCCGACCTGGTGCGGCTGGACGAGTTCGCCCGCGCCGGCGGCGGCAAGGTCGAGATCCGCCGGATCGCCGAGCACGTGCAGGCCGACGAGACGCTGATGAGCGAGCTGAAGTCGGTCGGCATCGTGCCGGGCAGCACGGTGGACGTGAGCAAGGCCAACGGGAGCAGTTCGACCGTCGAGGTGAGCGGCGAGGGCCACGCGATGCAGATCGCCACGTCCGTGCTGCACGCCGTACTGGCGCAGGCGCGGTGA
- a CDS encoding MarR family winged helix-turn-helix transcriptional regulator, translating to MSPENPPLAASAGFLLVVAGRAAQRRLESGLAEHGLTLRHLGALGHLSRNPELSYSDLARRSGVTAQSMHATVRALEELGAVRRRHEGHGHPARLEVTGKGRDLLGAAGRLAEKLDEDLLAGLTPEQRAEFRRLLQALVPPPG from the coding sequence ATGAGTCCCGAGAACCCGCCGCTGGCGGCCTCCGCCGGCTTCCTGCTGGTCGTGGCCGGGCGCGCCGCGCAGCGGCGGCTGGAGTCCGGGCTGGCCGAGCACGGGCTCACCCTGCGCCACCTCGGCGCGCTCGGTCACCTGTCCCGCAATCCCGAGCTGTCCTACAGCGACCTCGCGCGCCGTTCCGGGGTGACCGCGCAGAGCATGCACGCAACCGTCCGCGCGCTGGAGGAACTGGGTGCGGTGCGCCGCCGGCACGAGGGCCACGGCCACCCGGCCCGGCTCGAGGTGACCGGGAAGGGCCGGGACCTGCTCGGGGCCGCGGGACGGCTGGCCGAAAAGCTGGACGAAGACCTGCTGGCCGGGCTCACCCCGGAGCAGCGGGCCGAGTTCCGGCGGCTGCTCCAGGCGCTCGTTCCGCCGCCGGGCTAG
- a CDS encoding acetoin utilization protein AcuC, with product MYPPAVVWDSALLGYDLGGEHPFNPVRLDLTIRLATELGVLDGVPLLVPEQASDDELRRIHVDEYLAAVKEAPLAGWDVGHGLGTADNPVFSGMHDASALVVGSTLLGARKLAEGAADRAVNIAGGLHHAMRDHASGFCVYNDCSVAISWLLDNGFDRIAYVDTDVHHGDGVQNAFYDDPRVLTVSLHQHPFTLWPGTGYSAELGGAGAEGSSVNIPLPPHTRDAGWLRAFHAVVPSLLAQFRPQLLVTQCGVDSHEEDPLADLSLSVDGHRTIYRTLRELADRYAGGKWLAVGGGGYQLIRVVPRSWTHLLATVLDRDVAPETPLPPEWTDTVLRAAPKAVLPAAMTDKADTEHRAWGDGDDDPVDVAIRDTRRAVFPLHGLDPDDPRD from the coding sequence ATGTACCCGCCCGCCGTTGTCTGGGATTCCGCGCTGCTGGGTTACGACCTCGGTGGTGAGCACCCGTTCAATCCGGTCCGGCTGGATCTGACCATCAGGCTGGCCACCGAGCTGGGGGTGCTGGACGGGGTGCCGCTGCTGGTGCCCGAGCAGGCCAGTGACGACGAGCTGCGCCGGATCCACGTCGACGAGTACCTGGCGGCGGTGAAGGAGGCGCCGCTGGCGGGCTGGGACGTCGGGCACGGGCTCGGCACCGCGGACAACCCGGTTTTCAGCGGGATGCACGACGCCTCCGCGCTGGTGGTCGGCTCGACCCTGCTCGGTGCGCGGAAGCTCGCCGAGGGCGCGGCCGATCGCGCGGTCAACATCGCCGGCGGCCTGCACCACGCGATGCGCGACCACGCCTCCGGGTTCTGCGTGTACAACGACTGCTCGGTGGCGATCTCCTGGTTGCTGGACAACGGTTTCGACCGCATCGCCTATGTGGACACCGACGTGCACCACGGCGACGGGGTGCAGAACGCCTTCTACGACGACCCGCGGGTGCTGACCGTCTCGCTGCACCAGCACCCGTTCACCCTGTGGCCCGGCACCGGCTACTCCGCGGAGCTCGGCGGGGCGGGCGCCGAGGGCAGCTCGGTCAACATTCCGCTCCCGCCGCACACCAGGGACGCCGGCTGGCTGCGGGCGTTCCACGCGGTGGTGCCGTCGCTGCTCGCCCAGTTCCGGCCGCAGCTGCTGGTCACCCAGTGCGGAGTGGACTCGCACGAGGAGGACCCGCTCGCCGACCTTTCGCTTTCCGTGGACGGCCATCGCACGATCTACCGGACGCTGCGCGAGCTGGCCGACCGGTACGCGGGCGGCAAATGGCTGGCCGTCGGCGGTGGTGGGTACCAGCTGATCCGGGTGGTGCCGCGGTCGTGGACCCATCTGCTGGCCACCGTGCTGGACCGGGACGTGGCCCCGGAGACGCCGCTGCCGCCGGAGTGGACGGACACGGTGCTCCGGGCGGCGCCGAAAGCCGTCCTGCCCGCCGCGATGACCGACAAGGCCGACACCGAACACCGCGCGTGGGGCGACGGCGATGACGATCCGGTGGACGTCGCGATCAGGGACACCCGCCGCGCGGTCTTCCCCCTGCACGGGCTCGATCCGGACGATCCGAGGGACTGA
- a CDS encoding DUF2269 family protein: protein MTELLLTLHVLAGLLFIGPVTVATSLFPRYVRERNLAAALLLNRVSRVYALMSVTVPVFGLALALRTDVLTEAWLLASLVLTVVAAVVLGLLVVPGQKRLLAGLRDDTTDPKAVRMAAMPAGIFALLWVVVAVLMVLRPGA from the coding sequence ATGACCGAACTGCTGCTGACCCTCCACGTGCTCGCGGGCCTGCTGTTCATCGGCCCGGTCACCGTCGCGACGAGCCTGTTCCCGCGTTACGTGCGCGAACGGAACCTCGCCGCGGCGCTGCTGCTGAACCGCGTCAGCCGGGTCTACGCGCTGATGTCGGTCACCGTGCCGGTGTTCGGCCTTGCCCTCGCGCTGCGGACGGACGTGCTGACCGAGGCATGGCTGCTGGCTTCGCTGGTGCTCACCGTGGTCGCGGCGGTCGTGCTCGGCCTGCTGGTCGTCCCGGGTCAGAAGCGGCTGCTGGCCGGCCTTCGCGACGACACGACCGACCCGAAGGCAGTGCGCATGGCCGCGATGCCGGCCGGGATCTTCGCCCTGCTCTGGGTGGTCGTCGCGGTACTGATGGTGCTGCGGCCCGGCGCCTGA